The Carassius carassius chromosome 16, fCarCar2.1, whole genome shotgun sequence genome window below encodes:
- the LOC132159128 gene encoding uncharacterized protein LOC132159128: MTLINEIWKYVGFYIVIFEQENAIAVAPALWVEEVNGVLICYWPRRNAAAMAKASQRPDKELWKRHKIRILSETDNYKTARERAKKAVESSNVDTEEEVLKERKKKVPSKYWTESEGECEIPTKKRRKMSTSSQKPSSLPKPPSYKPPTDITAHSPEEDEPSLPNLSANNTFHDFQHLIEQSEQRMLLAIERMSTDISNSIERLIQAIQQNRPGPATITTPPQETIERPCKTLQELQAFLLKLEGPEGKKRMIQFLSLMGGSNIGDAVRRILRKIATNEAWSNYSLKGRKGKLTFIGTALHHIVLSACAKQFPKHTEKEIDTCIGETLKHAPHRVKLVATPAAEEELRAPPEDGDSD; this comes from the exons ATGACCTTGATTAATGAAATATGGAAATAT GTTGGATTTTACATAGTTATTTTTGAACAAGAAAATGCAATTGCTGTGGCGCCTGCATTATGGGTAGAGGAGGTGAATGGG GTTCTGATTTGCTACTGGCCCCGTAGAAACGCTGCTGCCATGGCAAAGGCCTCCCAAAGGCCAGATAAGGAGCTCTGGAAGCGGCACAAAATAAGAATACTCTCCGAGACTG ACAACTATAAGACAGCCAGAGAACGAgccaaaaaagctgtagaaagttCAAACGTGGACACAGAAGAAGAGGTGCTAAAAGAGCGGAAAAAAAAAGTACCATCAAAATACTGGACCGAGAGTGAAG GAGAATGTGAGATTCCTaccaaaaaaaggagaaaaatgtcAACATCCTCTCAGAAGCCATCAAGCCTCCCAAAGCCTCCAAGTT ACAAACCACCTACTGACATCACAGCTCACTCACCTGAGGAAGATGAGCCATCCCTTCCAAATCTTTCAGCTAATAATACTTTTCATg ATTTCCAGCATCTCATCGAACAATCTGAGCAGCGGATGCTCCTCGCAATTGAGAGAATGTCAACAGATATTTCCAATTCTATTGAGCGTCTGATCCAGGCTATTCAACAGAATCGTCCTGGTCCGGCAACCATCACAACACCACCACAGGAGACCATTGAGAGGCCCTGCAAAACATTGCAGGAGCTGCAAGCTTTCCTATTAAAACTTGAGGGCCCAGAAGGGAAAAAAAGGATG ATACAGTTTTTGAGCCTGATGGGAGGTAGCAACATTGGAGACGCTGTGAGGAGAATCCTTCGGAAAATAGCCACCAATGAGGCCTGGTCAAATTACAGCCTGAAAGGCCGAAAAGGAAAACTGACCTTCATTGGGACAGCCCTCCACCATATTGTTTTAA gTGCTTGTGCCAAACAATTTCCGAAACACACAGAAAAGGAAATTGATACATGTATAGGGGAAACCCTCAAACATGCACCTCACCGTGTCAAGTTGGTCGCAACACCT GCAGCGGAAGAAGAACTTCGGGCACCTCCTGAGGATGGAGacagtgactga